The following proteins are encoded in a genomic region of Rickettsiales bacterium:
- a CDS encoding acetate kinase, with amino-acid sequence MRILVINAGSSSVKFSVFDMTHGEQCFKSEIERVGVMEDALREIPRALENAGQQQLDAIGHRVAHGGSLFRDATLINEDVVDDIEACVPLAPLHNPPILAGIKMTRKLWPLLPQVAVFDTAFHQNIPEYAYTYAVPKAWRDAGLRRYGFHGTSHRYIMERVTEELRTPAARLRIISCHLGNGASICAIQNGVSIDTSMGMTPLEGLVMGTRSGDVDPGIFTYLERTLGLSADQVENALYHDSGLAALSGCGNDMRDIEKQVAAGDAKAQLALEVHTYRVKKYIGAYAAAMDGVDAIAFTGGIGENSALIRSRICNGLEFLGLQFDEAKNAQVKLTGYEAPQIQRDSSQVRVLVTQAREQWMIAKETARIAA; translated from the coding sequence ATGCGCATTCTTGTCATTAATGCCGGCAGTTCTTCGGTCAAATTCAGCGTATTCGATATGACGCACGGCGAGCAATGCTTCAAATCTGAGATCGAGCGCGTAGGCGTGATGGAAGATGCATTAAGGGAGATTCCTAGGGCACTGGAAAACGCGGGACAGCAGCAACTGGATGCGATAGGTCACCGCGTCGCCCATGGCGGCAGTCTTTTTCGCGATGCGACACTGATTAATGAAGATGTGGTGGATGATATTGAAGCCTGCGTGCCGCTTGCGCCGCTGCATAATCCGCCGATTCTTGCCGGGATTAAGATGACGCGCAAGCTCTGGCCGCTGCTGCCGCAGGTCGCTGTGTTCGATACGGCATTTCATCAGAACATCCCGGAATATGCTTATACTTATGCCGTGCCGAAAGCATGGCGCGATGCGGGGTTGCGCCGCTATGGGTTCCACGGCACATCGCACCGCTATATCATGGAACGCGTTACGGAAGAGCTGCGAACACCCGCCGCCAGGCTGCGCATTATCAGCTGCCATCTTGGCAATGGCGCAAGCATCTGCGCCATTCAAAACGGCGTTTCCATTGACACTTCCATGGGCATGACTCCACTGGAAGGGCTTGTGATGGGCACACGTTCAGGCGATGTCGATCCGGGTATTTTCACCTATCTGGAGCGCACTTTGGGACTTTCTGCGGATCAGGTGGAAAACGCTCTTTATCATGACAGTGGCCTTGCAGCGCTATCAGGCTGCGGCAATGACATGCGCGATATTGAGAAACAGGTTGCCGCCGGCGACGCGAAAGCACAGCTGGCGCTTGAAGTCCATACTTACCGCGTAAAGAAGTATATTGGCGCGTATGCGGCAGCGATGGATGGTGTAGACGCCATCGCCTTCACCGGCGGCATCGGTGAGAATTCCGCACTTATCCGCAGCCGCATTTGCAATGGGTTGGAGTTTCTTGGCCTGCAATTCGACGAGGCAAAGAACGCACAGGTCAAGCTCACCGGCTATGAAGCGCCGCAAATCCAGCGTGACAGTTCACAGGTGCGCGTACTCGTCACGCAGGCGCGGGAACAATGGATGATTGCGAAGGAAACCGCACGCATTGCCGCTTAG
- the fabI gene encoding enoyl-ACP reductase FabI, whose protein sequence is MTGILEGKKGLIVGIANEHSIAWGCAKAFRDAGAELAITYLNDKAYPFVAPLAAQVESPIVMPLDVRDDAQMEALFSTISTQWGKLDFLLHSIAFAPKIDLQGRVTDCSREGFLSAMDISCYSFIKMARMAEPLMKDGGCLITTSYYGGERVVEHYNMMGPVKAALEGTIKYLAYELGDQRIRVNALSPGPILTRAASGIANFDDLIEGARRKNPHHEMPTIEDVGAMAAFLASDGARHMTGNVTYIDCGYHIMG, encoded by the coding sequence ATGACCGGTATTCTTGAAGGAAAAAAGGGGCTCATCGTCGGCATTGCCAATGAGCATTCCATCGCGTGGGGTTGCGCGAAAGCATTTCGCGATGCCGGAGCCGAACTTGCCATTACATACCTGAACGACAAGGCCTACCCTTTTGTTGCTCCTCTTGCCGCCCAGGTGGAATCGCCCATCGTCATGCCGCTCGACGTCAGGGACGATGCGCAGATGGAAGCATTATTCAGCACTATTTCGACTCAATGGGGCAAGCTTGATTTTCTGCTGCATTCGATTGCTTTTGCTCCCAAGATCGATCTACAGGGCCGCGTGACCGACTGCTCGCGCGAGGGTTTCCTAAGCGCCATGGATATTTCGTGCTATTCCTTCATTAAGATGGCACGTATGGCGGAGCCGCTGATGAAAGATGGCGGCTGCCTTATCACCACCAGCTATTACGGCGGCGAGCGCGTAGTGGAGCATTATAACATGATGGGACCGGTTAAAGCTGCGCTTGAGGGGACCATCAAATACCTTGCTTATGAACTGGGCGATCAGCGCATTCGCGTCAATGCGCTTTCCCCGGGACCAATCCTCACACGCGCTGCCAGTGGCATCGCCAATTTCGATGACCTGATTGAGGGGGCACGACGCAAGAACCCGCATCACGAGATGCCGACGATTGAGGATGTAGGGGCAATGGCAGCATTTCTGGCCAGTGACGGCGCACGCCATATGACCGGCAATGTTACCTATATCGACTGCGGCTATCATATCATGGGGTAA
- a CDS encoding DUF308 domain-containing protein — translation MLFTRTAMTIDMGSLGARLEEELRQHKGKYILQGILFILAGTLAAMIPTATALSAELLLGVIILGIGALQLMLTLRARMHWWSLLSSILSIAIGLIMIWKPLPVLLTFVTLLAIFMTLEGIFELFLAFQFRPLRNWGWMLFSGTITLLLALLLWIGFPAFDILYMGWIIAANLLLYGVSLLMLVWRVSP, via the coding sequence ATGCTATTTACACGTACCGCGATGACAATCGATATGGGATCGCTTGGCGCACGGCTCGAGGAAGAACTTCGCCAGCATAAAGGCAAATATATCCTGCAGGGCATTCTGTTCATCCTGGCCGGAACGCTCGCGGCTATGATACCGACAGCCACCGCATTAAGCGCAGAGTTGCTGCTTGGCGTCATTATACTGGGTATCGGTGCTTTACAGCTTATGCTCACATTACGGGCCCGCATGCACTGGTGGTCTCTTCTTTCGTCGATCCTATCCATTGCCATAGGCCTCATCATGATCTGGAAGCCTCTGCCTGTCCTGCTGACTTTCGTCACATTGCTTGCAATTTTCATGACGCTGGAGGGTATATTCGAACTGTTCCTCGCGTTTCAGTTCCGCCCTTTGCGCAATTGGGGATGGATGCTGTTCTCGGGCACTATTACTCTGCTGCTGGCACTCCTGCTGTGGATTGGCTTTCCCGCATTCGACATTCTGTATATGGGCTGGATTATTGCGGCTAATCTCCTGCTTTACGGAGTCTCCCTGCTGATGCTGGTCTGGCGCGTATCTCCTTGA
- a CDS encoding acyl-[ACP]--phospholipid O-acyltransferase: MAKPALLASKKFLPLFLTQFLGAFNDNLFKNALVILITYRIAAQTGENAQLLVTLAAGLFILPFFLFSAPAGQMADAYDKATMARYTKIAEIVLMVIAAAGFYMQNAWFLLFVLFCMGIQATFFGPIKYAILPQHLEENELIQGNAYIEAGTFLAILLGTILGGLLVLKDGGITMVAIGIIAVALLGYITSRSIPTAPAPVPDLRVDWNLFRQTWRIVAESSRQKDVFLSILGSSWFWLVGATFLAQFPTFAKDVVHSDETVVTLFLTMFSVGIGLGSMLCNKLLRGSVQATFVPLAAICISLFTIDLYFASQHTPHAAAGALLSAEQFVRYPQSWRILFDLVMMAVSSGVYIVPLYAIMQERSDPASRARTIASNNILNALFMVGSAILTLVMLKFSFTIPEVFLSVAIANGLVAIYICKLLPDAALRSVMRLLLSLLYRVEVKGMENFTAAGDRVLLIANHTSFLDAALIAAYLPEKVTFAVNTHIAKRWWMKPLLVLVDAYALDPTNPLATKSLIEAIRGNRKCMIFPEGRITVTGSLMKVYEGPGMIADKSGAKVLPIRIDGAQYTPLSRLKGKVRIRWFPKITLTVLPPHSFNVPEEIKGRKRRQVAGMQLYDVMSQMMFDSSDKNHTLFASLIHAQCIHGRSHVIAEDIERKPLTYSQFITRSFVLGRLLKRVCGKQKTVGVLLPTSVNTSLVFFGLHAFGRIPAMLNFTAGGAQMAAACKSTQVSTVLTSERFVRMAKLETAVSELADAGIEIVYLEKLRKKITIGDKLFGLVAGRFPSFAYLLCNSARLNDPAVILFTSGSEGTPKGVALSHANIQANRFQLASRVDFGPQDIVFNCLPMFHAFGLTGGTLLPILSGIMSFYYPSPLHYRIIPELIYDTNATILFGTDTFLSAYARMAHPYDLHSVRYVFSGAEKLKEETRKVYSEKFGVRIFEGYGATETAPVVSTNTPMQNKAGTVGRFMPGIEYKLEKVPGIEEGGQLFVKGPNIMLGYFRAEKPGILEPLDGPWYDTGDIVAVDDLGYISIKGRTKRFAKIGGEMVSLTAVESAISKLWPSNMHAVVTVPDAKKGEQIILLTDYTDANRDDLLKHFRNEKINELSLPRKIMVLKQVPLLGTGKVDYQKAKALALEEENTQAA, translated from the coding sequence ATGGCCAAACCGGCATTGCTAGCCAGCAAAAAGTTTCTTCCCCTGTTCCTGACACAGTTCCTCGGAGCGTTTAACGATAACCTGTTTAAGAATGCACTGGTGATTCTTATCACGTACCGTATTGCGGCGCAAACCGGCGAGAACGCGCAGTTGCTGGTAACGCTCGCAGCGGGACTCTTCATTCTGCCGTTTTTCCTGTTCTCCGCGCCTGCCGGTCAAATGGCGGATGCCTATGACAAAGCTACGATGGCGCGTTACACTAAAATCGCCGAGATCGTGCTGATGGTAATCGCGGCTGCCGGGTTCTATATGCAGAACGCATGGTTCCTGCTGTTCGTGCTTTTCTGTATGGGCATTCAGGCAACCTTCTTCGGCCCGATAAAATACGCGATCCTGCCGCAGCATCTGGAAGAAAACGAGCTGATTCAGGGCAACGCCTATATTGAGGCAGGCACATTCCTTGCCATTCTGCTCGGCACGATTCTGGGCGGATTGCTGGTGCTCAAAGACGGCGGTATCACGATGGTAGCAATCGGCATTATAGCTGTGGCGCTGCTCGGCTATATCACAAGCCGCTCCATCCCCACGGCACCTGCGCCCGTGCCGGATTTACGCGTGGACTGGAACCTGTTCCGCCAGACCTGGCGCATTGTTGCGGAAAGCAGCAGGCAGAAAGATGTGTTCTTAAGCATTCTCGGCAGTTCGTGGTTCTGGCTTGTCGGCGCAACATTCCTTGCCCAGTTTCCGACCTTCGCCAAAGATGTTGTTCATTCGGATGAAACGGTCGTCACGCTCTTTCTGACAATGTTCTCCGTTGGTATCGGTCTGGGCTCTATGCTGTGCAACAAACTCTTACGCGGCAGCGTGCAGGCTACATTTGTGCCGCTGGCAGCGATCTGTATCAGCTTGTTCACAATCGATCTGTATTTTGCCAGCCAGCATACGCCGCATGCAGCGGCAGGCGCGTTACTGAGCGCCGAGCAATTCGTTCGCTATCCGCAAAGCTGGCGCATACTGTTTGACCTGGTGATGATGGCGGTAAGTTCGGGCGTTTATATCGTGCCGCTCTATGCGATCATGCAGGAGCGCAGCGATCCGGCTTCCAGAGCGCGCACCATCGCAAGCAATAATATATTGAACGCGCTGTTCATGGTCGGTTCGGCCATACTCACGCTGGTCATGCTGAAGTTTTCCTTCACGATACCGGAAGTGTTCCTGAGCGTGGCGATTGCCAATGGTCTGGTGGCGATTTATATCTGCAAATTATTGCCGGATGCGGCGCTGCGCTCCGTTATGCGTCTGCTGCTTTCCTTGCTTTACCGCGTGGAAGTGAAGGGCATGGAGAATTTCACGGCAGCAGGCGACAGGGTATTGCTCATTGCCAATCACACTTCCTTTCTGGATGCGGCTCTGATTGCAGCCTACCTGCCGGAGAAAGTCACTTTCGCGGTGAACACGCATATTGCCAAACGCTGGTGGATGAAGCCCTTGCTCGTGCTGGTGGATGCCTATGCGCTCGATCCCACGAATCCGCTTGCAACCAAGTCGCTCATCGAGGCGATACGCGGCAACCGCAAATGCATGATCTTCCCGGAAGGTCGCATTACGGTCACCGGCTCGCTTATGAAGGTCTATGAAGGGCCGGGCATGATCGCGGATAAATCCGGCGCAAAAGTGCTGCCGATCCGCATTGACGGCGCGCAATATACGCCGCTTTCACGCCTGAAAGGTAAAGTGCGGATACGCTGGTTCCCCAAGATCACCTTAACCGTGCTGCCGCCTCATTCCTTTAATGTACCGGAAGAAATCAAAGGCCGTAAACGCAGGCAGGTAGCAGGCATGCAGCTTTACGATGTCATGTCGCAGATGATGTTCGACAGCAGCGACAAAAATCATACCTTGTTCGCATCGCTGATTCATGCGCAGTGTATTCATGGGCGTTCGCATGTGATTGCGGAGGATATAGAACGCAAACCACTGACCTATTCGCAATTTATCACGCGCAGTTTTGTGCTAGGGCGTCTGCTGAAGCGTGTTTGCGGTAAGCAGAAAACAGTAGGGGTTTTGCTGCCAACCTCAGTGAATACATCGCTTGTTTTCTTCGGCCTGCATGCATTCGGGCGTATACCGGCGATGCTGAATTTCACGGCAGGCGGCGCGCAAATGGCGGCAGCCTGCAAAAGCACGCAAGTGTCAACGGTACTGACATCGGAGCGCTTCGTCAGAATGGCAAAGCTGGAAACGGCGGTTTCCGAACTGGCAGATGCAGGCATAGAGATTGTCTACCTGGAAAAGCTGCGCAAGAAAATCACGATAGGAGACAAGCTTTTTGGGCTGGTAGCTGGAAGGTTCCCATCGTTTGCTTATCTGCTGTGCAATAGCGCGCGGCTTAATGATCCCGCGGTAATCCTGTTTACATCAGGTTCGGAAGGAACGCCTAAAGGCGTTGCGCTGAGCCACGCCAATATTCAGGCTAACCGTTTTCAATTGGCAAGCCGTGTGGATTTCGGGCCGCAGGACATAGTCTTCAACTGCCTGCCGATGTTCCATGCCTTTGGCCTGACGGGCGGTACGCTGCTGCCTATACTTTCAGGTATCATGTCGTTTTATTATCCGTCGCCGCTGCATTACCGCATCATCCCGGAATTGATTTACGATACGAACGCGACCATCCTGTTCGGCACGGATACGTTCCTGTCAGCCTATGCGCGTATGGCGCACCCCTATGACTTGCATAGTGTGCGCTATGTATTCTCAGGCGCGGAAAAGCTCAAGGAAGAAACACGCAAAGTTTATTCAGAAAAATTCGGCGTGCGTATTTTTGAAGGGTACGGAGCAACCGAAACCGCGCCGGTCGTCAGCACGAACACGCCGATGCAGAACAAGGCGGGCACGGTAGGGCGTTTCATGCCGGGGATTGAATATAAGCTTGAGAAAGTGCCGGGCATCGAAGAGGGCGGACAGCTCTTCGTGAAAGGTCCTAACATCATGCTGGGCTATTTCCGTGCGGAAAAACCGGGCATCTTGGAACCGCTTGACGGGCCATGGTATGATACGGGCGATATCGTCGCTGTGGATGATCTGGGGTATATCTCGATCAAGGGCCGCACTAAACGCTTTGCTAAGATCGGCGGTGAGATGGTGTCGCTTACGGCGGTGGAAAGTGCCATCAGTAAGCTGTGGCCCTCGAATATGCATGCTGTTGTCACGGTGCCGGATGCAAAGAAAGGGGAGCAGATCATATTGCTCACGGATTACACAGATGCAAATCGCGACGATCTGCTGAAGCATTTCCGTAATGAAAAGATAAATGAGCTTTCCCTTCCGCGTAAGATCATGGTGTTGAAGCAGGTGCCGCTACTGGGTACGGGCAAGGTGGACTATCAGAAAGCTAAGGCCCTAGCGTTGGAAGAGGAGAATACGCAGGCGGCCTAA
- a CDS encoding bifunctional enoyl-CoA hydratase/phosphate acetyltransferase: MREQLDIDHIAQHFLERAKSVPKIRTAIVHPCSDDALVGAVSAAREGLIEPLLVGPQVKIRAIAEQQKLDITPYTIIDVPHSHAAAAESVRLAKEGRVEALMKGSLHTDELMGEVVKQENGLRTERRITHVFALASRNYHKPFFVTDAAMNIEPDLLVKRDIVQNAVDLLIGIHETPIIPKVALLSAVETVNPAMQSTVDAACLCKMADRGQIKGAILDGPLAFDNAISLEAARVKGIDSPVSGDADIFLTPDLEAGNMLVKQLILLDGASAAGVILGTRIPIILTSRSDSVQSRIASCALAVLMADAMRNGKITYLKV; this comes from the coding sequence ATGCGAGAACAACTGGATATTGACCATATCGCGCAGCATTTTCTGGAGCGGGCCAAATCCGTGCCGAAGATACGTACGGCCATCGTGCATCCCTGCAGCGACGATGCGCTGGTAGGCGCGGTCTCGGCAGCACGTGAGGGGCTGATCGAGCCATTGCTTGTGGGGCCGCAGGTAAAAATCCGAGCTATTGCCGAACAGCAAAAGCTGGATATTACACCCTATACGATTATCGATGTACCCCATAGCCATGCTGCCGCGGCTGAAAGCGTCAGGCTTGCCAAAGAAGGCCGCGTCGAGGCGCTCATGAAGGGAAGCCTTCATACGGACGAACTAATGGGCGAAGTAGTAAAGCAGGAGAATGGGCTACGCACGGAGCGGCGTATCACCCATGTATTCGCGCTGGCCAGCCGAAACTATCACAAACCCTTCTTCGTCACCGATGCCGCCATGAATATCGAGCCTGATCTGCTGGTGAAGCGCGATATCGTACAGAATGCAGTGGATCTGCTGATTGGTATCCATGAAACCCCGATTATACCCAAGGTCGCTCTGCTCTCTGCCGTGGAAACGGTGAACCCGGCGATGCAATCCACTGTGGACGCGGCGTGCCTGTGTAAAATGGCCGACCGCGGCCAGATCAAAGGTGCGATCTTGGACGGTCCGCTCGCGTTCGATAATGCGATCAGCCTTGAAGCCGCAAGAGTTAAAGGGATCGATTCTCCCGTTTCCGGCGACGCGGATATCTTTCTGACTCCTGATCTTGAAGCCGGAAACATGCTGGTCAAACAGCTCATTCTACTAGACGGCGCATCCGCTGCGGGTGTGATTCTCGGCACGCGCATTCCTATTATCCTGACCAGCCGTTCCGACAGCGTGCAGTCACGCATCGCCTCTTGCGCGCTCGCTGTGCTGATGGCGGATGCCATGCGCAATGGCAAAATCACCTACCTCAAGGTGTAA
- a CDS encoding universal stress protein — translation MSIRSILYIACGTEHEVHAMNMAFALARYYTAQLRILHVTPELELYYVDGMTANAEIAAAIEEDNDKRLKQAKEHAAHYAQLHNIVLNAADVSPNQPSARFIHRQGRVEDILTREGRMSDLIVTGGVKHETCISQDDLEAILFATGRPVLLAPRMQGAIPREWLNRVICIAWDGGLEAARALYNAMPFLERAGKVHLLTVRSHSQRHKISDEAPVMEYLNTHGIACDAVALDRGEHSTAEALLQKAKEYGAELLVMGAYGHTRLHETILGGVTGHMLKETHIPLLMSH, via the coding sequence ATGAGCATACGATCGATATTATATATTGCTTGCGGCACGGAACATGAAGTACATGCCATGAACATGGCGTTTGCGCTTGCACGATATTATACGGCGCAGTTGCGCATTCTGCACGTAACCCCGGAGTTGGAGCTCTATTATGTAGATGGCATGACGGCAAATGCTGAAATTGCCGCGGCGATAGAAGAGGATAATGACAAACGGCTGAAACAGGCAAAGGAGCATGCCGCACATTATGCACAATTGCATAATATCGTTCTGAATGCTGCCGATGTTTCGCCTAACCAACCCTCGGCCAGGTTCATACACAGGCAGGGAAGGGTAGAAGATATTCTAACCCGGGAAGGACGCATGAGCGATCTGATTGTAACCGGAGGCGTAAAACACGAGACCTGCATAAGTCAGGATGATCTGGAAGCAATCCTGTTCGCAACGGGAAGGCCGGTTCTTCTGGCACCGAGGATGCAGGGGGCGATACCCAGGGAGTGGCTCAACAGGGTAATTTGCATTGCGTGGGACGGAGGTCTGGAAGCAGCGCGTGCGCTCTATAACGCTATGCCGTTTCTCGAACGTGCAGGGAAAGTCCATTTACTGACAGTGCGTAGCCACAGCCAGCGCCATAAGATAAGCGATGAAGCGCCGGTAATGGAATATCTGAATACGCATGGTATTGCCTGCGATGCGGTGGCGCTGGACCGGGGAGAACACTCGACGGCGGAAGCCTTGCTGCAGAAGGCAAAAGAATATGGGGCGGAACTGCTGGTAATGGGAGCGTATGGTCATACGCGCCTGCATGAAACGATTTTGGGCGGTGTCACCGGGCATATGCTGAAAGAAACGCATATTCCCCTGCTGATGTCGCATTAA
- a CDS encoding Hsp20/alpha crystallin family protein yields MQKDQKSCAVPVEKNTSGIDLTSPVLALQQEVNKAFAKFFGDTLPSLWHSSERMFNISPAIDVAETEKEIRITAELPGIDAKHVQVSLTDNSITIRGEKTEEKKEEKPGYSRRERSYGSFQRTLSLPDYINSDQAEASIDRGVLVVTVAKKEGAQHKTRTLEVKQAA; encoded by the coding sequence ATGCAAAAAGATCAAAAATCCTGTGCCGTTCCGGTAGAAAAGAATACCAGCGGCATTGATCTGACCAGCCCGGTGCTTGCCCTGCAACAGGAAGTCAACAAGGCATTCGCTAAATTCTTTGGCGATACTTTGCCTTCCCTCTGGCATTCTTCCGAGAGAATGTTTAATATCAGCCCCGCGATTGATGTAGCCGAAACGGAAAAAGAAATTAGAATTACGGCCGAATTGCCCGGTATAGATGCCAAGCATGTACAGGTAAGCCTCACGGATAATAGCATCACCATACGCGGTGAAAAGACCGAAGAGAAAAAAGAGGAAAAGCCAGGCTATTCGCGCCGCGAACGTTCCTATGGTTCTTTCCAGCGCACTTTGTCGCTGCCGGATTATATTAACAGCGATCAGGCGGAAGCCTCGATCGACAGGGGCGTGCTGGTCGTAACTGTTGCGAAGAAAGAAGGCGCCCAACATAAAACACGCACGCTTGAAGTCAAACAGGCGGCTTAA